From the Butyrivibrio fibrisolvens genome, one window contains:
- a CDS encoding RNA polymerase sigma factor: MKDKNKSKGADMEDRNIVELFFKRDQQAIRETDNKYGSYCKMIAGNILKSFQDVEECIDDTYIKLWNKIPPSRPIAFKGFIGKITRELAYDRYRAGSAKKRGGGEIEAVLEELDECIPDSGSVESSIMGNELAGIVSDFVGKLPEKEAYIFLGRYFYAYDIAFIARKFGMTKGNVSVTLTRIRNKLKERLMKEGYLAV; encoded by the coding sequence ATGAAAGACAAAAATAAGTCGAAGGGAGCAGATATGGAAGATAGAAATATTGTTGAACTCTTCTTTAAAAGAGATCAGCAGGCAATCAGAGAGACAGACAACAAGTATGGAAGCTACTGTAAGATGATTGCCGGCAATATCCTAAAAAGTTTTCAGGATGTAGAAGAATGCATTGATGACACCTACATAAAGCTTTGGAACAAGATACCGCCCAGTAGGCCCATAGCATTCAAAGGTTTTATCGGTAAGATAACCAGAGAACTTGCATATGACAGATACCGCGCAGGAAGTGCCAAGAAAAGAGGCGGCGGTGAGATAGAAGCCGTTTTGGAAGAACTTGATGAGTGTATTCCTGATTCAGGTAGCGTAGAAAGCAGCATCATGGGAAATGAACTCGCAGGCATAGTTTCAGACTTTGTGGGAAAACTTCCAGAGAAAGAAGCTTATATATTCCTGGGCCGTTATTTCTATGCTTATGATATAGCTTTTATAGCTAGGAAGTTTGGAATGACAAAAGGTAATGTCAGTGTGACGCTTACAAGGATCAGGAACAAACTAAAGGAAAGACTTATGAAGGAGGGATATCTGGCCGTATGA